The Podarcis raffonei isolate rPodRaf1 chromosome 2, rPodRaf1.pri, whole genome shotgun sequence genome window below encodes:
- the LOC128407929 gene encoding uncharacterized protein LOC128407929 → MAPRIRLNIAKPLPTISEALEDILDDITSNTKGFGNACTSPDSSSGEDYLQSICQLARPTFPVLPESQRKVQDTEKLGMLHNSHRVFSLSETPKMVSRYKITDILPNARTFERNSSILDRIKTYSSSKVDPLEELYTEAERTHRWRYPNGSENTDHSQHNFQGISVSEPREKAMEKPGAVSFPRLPSPRPMQRENSCPELKSLRNQGKMPALESSPYQKETDPLIVNGKSIWLHPPRETPPDTKILRYSQRGQQTLKAAAFPEREQQPKPSIYDHNVKGEVSKRAGCVGYFHVDKRNTSCDWISEYQSAWKEAKVRACLLPAIAES, encoded by the coding sequence ATGGCTCCCCGGATAAGACTGAACATAGCAAAGCCTCTTCCCACCATAAGTGAAGCCCTTGAGGATATTCTAGATGACATAACAAGCAACACAAAAGGTTTTGGAAATGCTTGCACGAGTCCAGATTCTTCTTCTGGTGAAGACTACCTTCAGTCTATCTGCCAGCTGGCAAGACCTACCTTCCCAGTCCTACCAGAGAGTCAGCGTAAAGTTCAAGATACAGAGAAACTGGGAATGCTGCATAATAGTCACAGGGTCTTCAGCTTGTCTGAGACACCAAAAATGGTCTCCAGGTATAAAATAACTGACATTCTGCCTAATGCGAGGACATTCGAAAGAAATAGCTCCATTCTAGATCGTATCAAAACCTACTCGAGCTCTAAAGTCGACCCGCTAGAAGAGTTGTACACGGAAGCTGAGAGGACTCATCGGTGGAGATATCCTAATGGAAGTGAGAACACTGACCATTCACAACATAATTTTCAAGGCATCAGTGTATCTGAACCTCGAGAAAAAGCTATGGAGAAACCAGGTGCTGTCAGCTTCCCCAGACTTCCCTCCCCAAGACCAATGCAGAGAGAAAACAGCTGCCCAGAGCTAAAAAGTCTGAGAAACCAAGGCAAGATGCCAGCTCTGGAAAGTAGCCCATATCAGAAAGAGACTGACCCTCTCATTGTTAATGGTAAATCGATCTGGCTGCACCCACCCAGAGAAACTCCACCAGACACCAAGATTTTGAGATATTCACAAAGGGGGCAGCAGACTCTGAAGGCAGCAGCTTTCCCTGAAAGAGAGCAGCAGCCAAAGCCTTCCATTTATGATCACAATGTGAAGGGAGAGGTGAGCAAGCGAGCAGGCTGTGTGGGATACTTCCACGTTGACAAAAGAAACACAAGCTGTGACTGGATTTCAGAATACCAAAGTGCTTGGAAAGAAGCAAAGGTGAGAGCTTGCCTGCTGCCTGCCATTGCAGAATCATGA